The genome window CCTGGCCTCTCCCTTCTATCCCGAATCAACACTTCCAACGCCCGCACAGCATTCGCATCTCTCGCGATTTGCCTGTACCCATCCAACGCCGCCTCTGCATCCTCCTCACGCCCAGCCTCTGCACAGACCAGTGCCAGATTGTAATAAGGTACAGCGTAATCGGGGTCGGACTCAATGGCTTTCTGGTACCAGTAAATTGCCACATCCAGAGAATCCCGAAGCGTATATGTATCCCCCAGATCGGTATAATCCCGGGCTGTGCCGGGTCGCGTTCTAAACCCGTTCCGAATATCTGTTTCCCACAACTCGCAGGCGTGATGC of Gemmatimonadota bacterium contains these proteins:
- a CDS encoding tetratricopeptide repeat protein, translating into AFRHALKIGPEMPDAYAGLGTVFIRNKQFSEAVKMWREAAARDSTLVAPLHHACELWETDIRNGFRTRPGTARDYTDLGDTYTLRDSLDVAIYWYQKAIESDPDYAVPYYNLALVCAEAGREEDAEAALDGYRQIARDANAVRALEVLIRDRRERPGG